In Arachis hypogaea cultivar Tifrunner chromosome 7, arahy.Tifrunner.gnm2.J5K5, whole genome shotgun sequence, the genomic window ttatttttaatataatatatatttaaattgaaGTTTGTAAAAAGAAGTTTGCatacatttttaattaaaaataaattagtattaattaatttatatttaaccaTTTTTATATCAAGATAATAATAGTGCTAATTGTCACTTATCATTGTCATCGTATATAAATACCGTTAAGTTACTTGAGAAATTGAGAATACGTGAGATATATTAAGATATTTTTTCTTGTTAGAAACACGTTAAAATACAACTACCAAAATTGCAAAATATTGTTTCTGTTTTAATAAATATTGTTTctatatttgtaaaaaaaatatctattattTTTCACAGCGTCACAATTACTGTTTCCCGTCTACATTAAGTTTTTTCTGATCTGACGCGTACATTAAATTTTAAACACACGCTATTATGCTGAGCTGTCCAGAAAAAACTTGCGGCCCACTCAAGTCTCCACACTATATAATGGCACAAACTCCATCCCTAGATTCTGCAACAAACGAAAGAGCACATATTATAACCCCTTCCGTTTTCCATTATTCTTGAAAAAGCTTCATCAGTTCTCTCGAGCGTACCTGGTCTCTCTCTCCTCCTACATAATATGTACGTTTTCTTGATTTATTTGTGCAATTTTTTCTACCTTTTAGATTGGATGGATGATTCtggctaaaatttttatatatagataattttaatataaactaCGAAATATTTGATTATCttagtattttatattattatggtGATGacgttttttaatatttttttaattataaaaaattgatgttttgtaataaaaaatattattttaattattaaaatataaaagataagtGACGTTTTGTAAATATCTATGATAGAAGTTCAGGTacagtcaacttcacgtgaagttgataagtgagagctgttagatgatttgattgatttgactaaattttcatctaacgattctcaaatatcaacttcacgtaaagtcgagtgcacctgagttttcaccaatATCTATAGCAATATATAATGAGGAAGTATAGGAAGTTAATGGAGTATCtgtataataaaaattttgggataTTCGATTTAGTAGGGtatcaaatatttattattcctggtattcggatggttattctagatagtatgaatatattgtgtttaaaaaattaataatattctatcttaaatgttattttttaactcatattcaGCTAAATAAGTACTATACAAATATTCAATTGTCATTCTAGCGaaattcatatataatacataatttgGTTCATTGTTGGAGATTTCACACCTAATAATCcaatataagaaaagaaaaagttcgATTATTGTTagtaaatttagattttttttcagAAAATGGCGATCTCATTTTTAGTAATATTTCTAAATGACACTCTCTtgtctttatagatataattataatgattacGAAAGAGTATTTTAGtgcaacaaattaaaatatatgttatttagTTATGaaaaaaaagcatacaaattttaagaatacaagattaatttaagaaaaaaagaatgtttctttttcatattaaatgaacgtttttttatatattttttgaatttgtaattGTTAAAAGTGGATAGATTAAtgtgagaaaaaagagaaatgtttttataggttttaattaggtttacttaattaatttaaaattttttaaattttgaatttaaaaaatttaaaattaattaattattgatatcaattaatataattttgtttagtttttagatgaaaaatttttgGTTACTTATACTTTTCCTTCTTTTATATATAAACTTAGTGTTACCAATTATCTCTCGACAACCAAAATACATGATCGGTTCGGAAATCGAGATCGCAAACCATTTCGATCCATTCACTGAGGCCAAAGAATTGGGTGGCGTAGGGGCAAAGGAATATATCCATATCCGCATCCAGCAGAGGAATGGGAAGAAGAAACTGACCACAGTGCAAGGCTTGAAAGAATTGGGCTTAGAGAAGATACTCAAAGATCTCAAGAAAGAGTTATGTTGCAATGGCAATGTGGTTCAAGACAAGGAGCATGGC contains:
- the LOC112703424 gene encoding protein translation factor SUI1 homolog; the protein is MIGSEIEIANHFDPFTEAKELGGVGAKEYIHIRIQQRNGKKKLTTVQGLKELGLEKILKDLKKELCCNGNVVQDKEHGKIIQLQGDHRKNVSQLLVQAGLVMKDQIKIHGF